The genomic stretch ATAGACTGAACATTCCTCACTGATGACGATCGCAACAGCCAAGTTGATGGTTGAGTGTTTGTAACCCCGCCACCTGCTTGATAAAGAGAAGAGATGTTCCgacaccccccctcctcccccattTTGTGGCACAAAACCAGGTAAAAATGGTAAAGATCCTGAAATCCATGTCGGTgaattatagaaacatgaaaataccaagcatgcatcccacgACACAGAGTAGAGTATAAGTATATGGCCGACGGAACATACGGCCAAGCACACACAATCCTCTTCGTGCAAAACCATGGGTGTACAGTGGCGTTTTggtccacaaacacacaggacaataaaataatgtttgaaCATTTTTTCTGAGTACCATGTGAGGAAACACGTTCACATACTATTGCATGACAATAAGGTGAGTCACACTATCTAAAAcaacgctatgacagaagtgactgtAATATCATGCACACcactcataattatgaacatcgctatgacagaagtgactttaatatcatgcaaaccacacatatgaacatcgctatgacagaagtgactgtAATATGGAAACCACACATTATGAAcaacgctatgacagaagtgacggtcatatcatggaaaccacacatatgaacaacgctatgacagaagtgacagTAATATCATGatcattacataattatatgaacagtgctatgacagaagtgacggttaTATCATGCACATCACACAGGGACCGGCTGTGGAATGCGCTCCGCCGTGCAGTACCTCTGGGTCACCGGGGAACCAGGCTGCCTCTCCTGCCCCGCCCTTgatggcaagatcacaggaatcAGAGGACCAAGTGTTAAGGTTGTCAGACCATGAGGTAAATTTATCTCAGAAAAAACACACCGACCAAAACCTCATATTCTAAGACTTGAAGTTATGTTTAAAATGAATAAGGTGCATTATCATTAGTTTgactctttttgttgttgttgttgttgttgttgttgttgttgttgttgttgttgttgttgttgttgttgttgttgttgttgttgttgttgttgttgttttccttgtttttgtttttcattttgaatTTACATCATAgagcaacttttttttaaacaattatcTGCTGTGTTGTAGGCAAATATTGTGTGAACCACCAACCAGACATAAGTCCCTATTTGGTGTCTGTATTTTCACTGTCTTCATAGTTGACGTAGGTTGTGAATGGTACTAGAAGTGAGCAGACAGTATATCATCATGTCTTTGATTCCAGAGAGAGTTTCTCAACGCCTGGTTCCCTCACCTTGAGAGCGAATCATACATAATCCCCCCGGCTCACATGGACACTGTGCATGAGAGAATGGCATATGCCGGAGAAGGTGAGAGAATCCAGGTACTGAAAACACAGCAACAAATAGACATAGATGAGAGTAGAGAGGTCATGGACACTGTCCGCATAGACAGAGTGCTGAAAAATGTCCACAACTGCATGAATCAGATAAAGGACAAAGCCGCAAGGGGGAAAGAATTTATGGTAATTCTGACCCAAGCTAAGATTGGTGTATATGGCGCTGATTCCCAAAGCATCTATGCTGGTGCAGCAGCCAGAAACATGAACAGCGTCAAGGCAGAGCCGTTGAACCTGAAGGAGGACTTTGTTGACCTCCTCGTCATACATCGCGAGCGTGGGATAATGATGGCGGCAATCATACCTCAGACAGAAGACGACCCCCTTGCAGTTCAAGAAGAACTAAAGAAGGCCGCTGCGTACCTGAAGCAAGCCAGAGATGTTGTGAGGCGCTCTGTTCTGGGTGACCTGGTCACACAACCAGCCCTCCACCAGGCCATTGTCCTGCCCGACACAACGAGACGCTGTCTGGAGGAGGTGCTGGGAAACATGAGCGATGTAAGTTAACACTTGACCTACACTagctcacacacgcaaaaacagaCGCACGCAGGAgagaaattgagagagagagagagagagagagagagagagagagagagagagagagagagagagagagagagagagagagagagagagagagagagagagagagagagagagagagagagagagagagagagagagagagagagagagagagagagagagagagagagagagattgacggACAGCTTTGTTCACCAACGTAAAGTAAGGGCTAGTTCATAGCGCTATGCTCTTAATCCACACATTGTGCGCagtgtccgtccgtatgtccgaTCAAAAAACTTAACGGATTATCTGGGATGATTTTGAAGCTAGACCTTTAAACATTTTCAGACTTCTGGTATTTGATAATCTTCCGATTTGACCCCGATttgattgaccttcgtcaaatgttggggtcacagcggggtcatgctcTTCAACTTTTTAAGTTGAGTTTTGTTTTAGATATTTTGGAAACAAAGCCCCCACATTTCCCACAATTGTAGGTGTTATtaatcagcagacatgaccaaAATGTAGCTTGTTTCGTATATGTTCACAGTAATAGCATGGACATGTTTGCTGGACAAGATGATCACCACTGAACATATCTGGAATATTACAGGTCAcacttttgatcaagtttttgTCGATTATTCTGATGCCAAGGTTTCTCTTGAACATTTAATTTATGAAGCTGAAAGAGgaattttatatattttttttattggggttaagtcttaaaatgtgggttaacttacagaggttatgaacaaacaatctttaaaaacaaaaagggtcTTATTGGGGGAGGTCGGGCATAAAAGGGGGTGGTTGTATAAGAAGGGAGGGACTCTTGTGGGAGGGGTGGTGGCGGGAGTCTtccatgggggaggggggtcatgaagggtggaggggggggaggcTACATGGTTGTGGGACAAGACGAAGGCGAGTCGAATAAGcattttgctttttatttttcaCTGGAGCTCTAAGAACAGTGACCTTGAATAGTAGACGTCATTTTTTTGTCGCGAAAACGACGTCACTTGTACTTTGCGTAGCCTAATGCGCGTCACCACAAACGGGAAACTCTTTTCCGAAAAGATGGTTTGCTTTTGTTCAGAAAGCTGTCTTTTAGACTGGTAAACACTAAAGCAGGAATGAAGAGATTTCCAACTCAGGTAATGTTACACTGTCTTTGTGTGTATCGTGTATTAAACCACCCCTTGTGCCATTTCCCGCATTGTTTACGGTCCGTGTGTGTTGACCTCAGTTACAGGCGTTGCAGGAAGGCCTCAGCGTCGAGTCAGGTCGGAATGTCAGCCAGGTATGTCTTTGTGAGGACGACATGGCTGACCAGACAAGGCTCGACGCGTGGTGGAGGGCGAGCTTGGAACGGAATGAGGGCGGGGACCATGCCATGGATACAGCTACCTACACACAGTTGGTTGCCAGGTACTGTTGCATAGCTGTATCAACTATCATATCGGTgaagcgcacgcacgcacgtttaTAATTACTTGGCCTAACGTCatctatctttctttttttgtttctcccgacccccccccccccccccccgacccctctctctctctgtgtctgtctgtctgtctctctctctctctctctctctctctctctctctctctctctctctctctctctctctctagtcatCTACTGTAATTTTTTATGCCTTAAATGACATTTTCAGATGTGTATTTTTGCATAACCTTTCGCTTACATTTACACGTTGCGTGTGggttggtgcatgtgtgtgtgtgtgtgtgtgtgtgtgtgtgtgtgtgtgtgtgtatgtgtgtgtgcttgtgtatgtgtgtgtatgtgtgtgtgtgtgtggtgtgtgtgatataTACCTAAtaatgtgtgtaaatgtgtatgCTGACAGATTCTCCATACCACTGACAACGGTTGAGCTATTCCTCAGCAGACAGCCACGACTACAGCTGTGGACTCAGGGCCATCTTGTTCACGCTGTTGGAATGGAGCATGGTCGACCAATGACATGTATTGCTTTGTTCCCGCAGCAGTTTCAAGTCTTGGAGGAGCCGCCAGACGACTACGACGTCGACGTGAGAATCCTCTGGGGCCCGACGGGCACTTCAAAAAGCATAGTCTTGATAATAAAAGGTTTGTTTCTGCTGAGGAAGGGCTGCGCCACAGTCTTCGTTCTTCAGACGAGTGATGATGGCGCTGCTGCTGCTTACCTTGTGGGTCATCAGGTGAGAGAGACTGCCGGACAGGGAGCCGGCAGCGTGCAGCTCGTCAACATGGCGGGGGTACGGGACAGGCGGGGATTGACAGAGGAAGGCAAGAAGAAAGTGCAGGCCTGGGTGGAGGAGCTGTgtcaacacgcacagacacacggacgCGTGCACATCCTGGCCGATGAGGCTGAGTGGTAAGAATGACGCTGTACACTCAATATAACACTGCCTCCTGTCACTCTTGTGTTGGCCGGTGTGGTCGTGTTCGTTGGAAGGAAGTCTGATAATTCACAAATGTTATTATATTCACACCTTTTCTATGACGAGGTAATTCGTGTGCTTTTGGTCAAGAAATTCGGAAGATTTATGTGGAAGTAATGGCTCTTTATTTTCAAGTTTGAATAATAGACTGGGGCATGTCTATTAGATGTAGAATGTGAATGCAGCAACTGTCACGGCGGTGTGTACTGATCAGTGATGTCATCAACCTGTCTGATCAGGCGCCACCCTTTCTTTGTCTG from Littorina saxatilis isolate snail1 linkage group LG16, US_GU_Lsax_2.0, whole genome shotgun sequence encodes the following:
- the LOC138951192 gene encoding uncharacterized protein isoform X2; this translates as MGNKQGRSETSKKQRQACCQCSRRSRCTREGGCDCRANCNPCTNCAAKRCTNRAVDLGPAVECAPPCSTSGSPGNQAASPAPPLMARSQESEDQVLRLSDHEREFLNAWFPHLESESYIIPPAHMDTVHERMAYAGEGERIQVLKTQQQIDIDESREVMDTVRIDRVLKNVHNCMNQIKDKAARGKEFMVILTQAKIGVYGADSQSIYAGAAARNMNSVKAEPLNLKEDFVDLLVIHRERGIMMAAIIPQTEDDPLAVQEELKKAAAYLKQARDVVRRSVLGDLVTQPALHQAIVLPDTTRRCLEEVLGNMSDLQALQEGLSVESGRNVSQVCLCEDDMADQTRLDAWWRASLERNEGGDHAMDTATYTQLVARFSIPLTTVELFLSRQPRLQLWTQGHLVHAVGMEHGRPMTCIALFPQQFQVLEEPPDDYDVDVRILWGPTGTSKSIVLIIKGLFLLRKGCATVFVLQTSDDGAAAAYLVGHQVRETAGQGAGSVQLVNMAGVRDRRGLTEEGKKKVQAWVEELCQHAQTHGRVHILADEAECDVIAEIYRALKQRHVRFTLWAAGVKLRVPADMKRHVRYLTEPLRSPPAVVREVEQANAMKDGTVPAYTRPPVSAPCDGPPVLTVDHYADSYRGDRQGHEGRETWQCARCGELVADMLRDLRVGCQDNAPHGQGGLTFSDVFVLGEMDCDTDRPAPFIRGLESRGVPTRKVAHNDTEAVRQLAEMTSGPTQRAAGRGRDEAVTVANQNTVWGLERHVVVYLDLGYGDGDAARTGRLRSMSRSTAQVIWVKNVRT
- the LOC138951192 gene encoding uncharacterized protein isoform X6, whose amino-acid sequence is MASQQGGSGAIPKTSRQGPAVECAPPCSTSGSPGNQAASPAPPLMARSQESEDQVLRLSDHEREFLNAWFPHLESESYIIPPAHMDTVHERMAYAGEGERIQVLKTQQQIDIDESREVMDTVRIDRVLKNVHNCMNQIKDKAARGKEFMVILTQAKIGVYGADSQSIYAGAAARNMNSVKAEPLNLKEDFVDLLVIHRERGIMMAAIIPQTEDDPLAVQEELKKAAAYLKQARDVVRRSVLGDLVTQPALHQAIVLPDTTRRCLEEVLGNMSDLQALQEGLSVESGRNVSQVCLCEDDMADQTRLDAWWRASLERNEGGDHAMDTATYTQLVARFSIPLTTVELFLSRQPRLQLWTQGHLVHAVGMEHGRPMTCIALFPQQFQVLEEPPDDYDVDVRILWGPTGTSKSIVLIIKGLFLLRKGCATVFVLQTSDDGAAAAYLVGHQVRETAGQGAGSVQLVNMAGVRDRRGLTEEGKKKVQAWVEELCQHAQTHGRVHILADEAECDVIAEIYRALKQRHVRFTLWAAGVKLRVPADMKRHVRYLTEPLRSPPAVVREVEQANAMKDGTVPAYTRPPVSAPCDGPPVLTVDHYADSYRGDRQGHEGRETWQCARCGELVADMLRDLRVGCQDNAPHGQGGLTFSDVFVLGEMDCDTDRPAPFIRGLESRGVPTRKVAHNDTEAVRQLAEMTSGPTQRAAGRGRDEAVTVANQNTVWGLERHVVVYLDLGYGDGDAARTGRLRSMSRSTAQVIWVKNVRT